A genomic region of Lachnoclostridium edouardi contains the following coding sequences:
- a CDS encoding MATE family efflux transporter, with protein MKLENNLDTDNMKELVWRLAVPSMLAQFVSVFYSIVDRMYIGNIPQVGELALAGVGVCGPIVTLLTAAAFLVGIGGAPLMSIRLGQKNQKGAEDVLANCFMMLLVISLVFTVIPLLMKEKLLMWFGASQATYAYADSYITIYLLGTAFALMSTGMNQFVVCQGFAKTAMKSVMLGAVSNIALDPVFIFGLNMGVQGAALATVLSQIASCAYVLIFLFGKKVPVKITFGRYQWRIMKQVLMLGMSYFLIIAFDNILIISLNAVIQKYGGEGQGDMLLTCTTIVQSFMLMITMPLGGITTGTQTILGYNFGAKRPDRIMKAEKYIVSMALGFTAIMFLAAQLLPNLFVMIFTRDHEYVSLTVRAIRIYTIGVIPLAVQYTIVDGFTGMGISKVALSLSAFRKAVFFACVFTIPAVMGIEHVFFTEPACDILGTIVSVITYVLLFKKIACQGA; from the coding sequence ATGAAACTGGAAAATAATTTAGATACAGATAATATGAAAGAGCTGGTGTGGAGGCTTGCAGTGCCTTCCATGCTGGCTCAATTTGTGAGCGTATTTTATAGTATTGTAGACCGTATGTATATTGGCAATATTCCTCAGGTGGGAGAGCTGGCTTTAGCAGGAGTGGGAGTCTGCGGGCCTATTGTAACACTCCTTACAGCCGCCGCGTTTTTGGTGGGAATTGGAGGAGCGCCTTTAATGAGCATTCGTCTGGGACAGAAAAACCAGAAAGGCGCTGAGGACGTGCTGGCCAACTGTTTTATGATGCTGTTGGTAATTTCTCTGGTATTTACAGTGATTCCGTTACTTATGAAGGAAAAGCTTTTAATGTGGTTTGGAGCCAGCCAGGCAACATATGCTTACGCTGACAGCTATATTACCATATATTTGCTGGGCACGGCCTTTGCCTTAATGTCCACGGGAATGAATCAATTTGTGGTGTGTCAGGGCTTTGCCAAAACAGCTATGAAGTCTGTAATGCTTGGGGCAGTAAGCAATATAGCCCTGGACCCTGTTTTTATATTTGGGCTGAATATGGGAGTGCAGGGAGCCGCCCTGGCTACAGTACTGTCTCAGATTGCATCCTGCGCCTATGTGCTTATTTTTTTATTTGGGAAAAAGGTGCCTGTAAAAATCACCTTTGGCAGATATCAGTGGCGGATTATGAAACAGGTTTTAATGCTGGGCATGTCCTATTTTCTGATTATTGCATTTGATAATATTCTGATTATTTCCCTGAATGCAGTGATTCAGAAATATGGGGGAGAGGGGCAGGGAGATATGCTTCTTACCTGTACCACAATTGTGCAAAGCTTTATGCTGATGATCACAATGCCCTTGGGGGGAATCACTACAGGAACCCAGACGATTCTAGGATATAATTTTGGCGCCAAACGGCCGGACAGAATTATGAAGGCAGAGAAATATATTGTATCTATGGCCTTAGGCTTTACAGCTATTATGTTTTTAGCAGCCCAGCTGCTGCCAAATCTGTTTGTAATGATATTTACAAGAGATCATGAGTATGTGTCTCTTACAGTGAGAGCCATTAGGATTTACACAATCGGCGTGATTCCCCTGGCAGTTCAGTACACCATTGTAGACGGATTTACAGGCATGGGAATTTCAAAAGTGGCTCTTTCTCTGTCTGCTTTCAGAAAAGCCGTATTCTTTGCATGTGTGTTTACCATTCCTGCGGTAATGGGAATTGAGCACGTATTTTTCACAGAGCCGGCCTGCGATATTTTAGGCACCATTGTGTCGGTTATTACATATGTGCTGCTGTTTAAAAAAATTGCTTGTCAGGGAGCGTGA
- a CDS encoding GntR family transcriptional regulator yields MDKVQKNLESEGRLNLEQYVSVSLVDVVTEKIRSNIYSGKYLPGQRLVVREISEELGVSHTPVKDALNRLVSEGYVVALPRRSMVVREYSNIEFIDNYDQRLMIELYYAEEIIKRGKADSSIISDMEKYYGEMEDFLHRDGELAGLTWVNCETKLHRRYMEGCSNQRIYDLYCKLDTNKSSYMMYLNNNKLPLSLEFLKKNNEEHKALIEAIKSGDARQFGQVVAAHLVRSCAVYAIDQISTRRFQQMKENAERFIGSLDEQKS; encoded by the coding sequence ATGGATAAGGTGCAAAAGAACCTGGAGTCAGAGGGAAGGTTAAACTTAGAACAATATGTCAGCGTTTCACTTGTAGATGTGGTGACAGAAAAAATACGAAGCAACATTTACAGCGGTAAATATTTGCCGGGGCAAAGGCTTGTTGTAAGGGAGATTTCAGAAGAGCTGGGTGTCAGTCATACTCCGGTAAAGGACGCCTTAAACCGTTTGGTATCTGAAGGCTATGTAGTGGCTCTGCCCAGAAGAAGTATGGTAGTCAGAGAGTATTCTAATATTGAATTTATAGATAATTATGATCAAAGATTAATGATAGAGCTGTATTATGCAGAGGAGATTATAAAACGGGGGAAGGCGGACAGTTCCATTATCAGCGATATGGAAAAATATTACGGAGAAATGGAAGACTTTCTTCATAGAGACGGGGAGCTGGCAGGCCTTACATGGGTAAATTGTGAGACAAAGCTTCACCGCCGTTATATGGAGGGCTGCAGCAACCAAAGAATATACGATTTGTACTGTAAGCTGGACACCAATAAATCCAGCTATATGATGTACTTAAATAATAACAAGCTGCCTTTAAGCCTGGAGTTTTTGAAAAAAAATAATGAGGAGCATAAGGCTTTAATAGAAGCCATTAAAAGCGGGGACGCCAGACAGTTTGGACAGGTAGTTGCCGCCCATCTGGTCAGGTCCTGCGCAGTATATGCCATTGACCAGATTTCCACCAGACGATTCCAGCAGATGAAAGAAAATGCAGAAAGATTTATTGGAAGCCTGGATGAGCAAAAATCATAA
- the ytvI gene encoding sporulation integral membrane protein YtvI, with the protein MMEGIKKYARILLNIIIPLVGIWLAVFWLPRLLRYFLPFVIGWILAMMANPLVRFLEKRVKIVRRHGSMIIVVAALAAVIGLLYVIIACLAREIVSFVGDLPALYESVSANLKEAFGNFQHMFLKLSPETQASLSQVGNNIGEYLNVMIQKAASPTVSAAGHVAKGIPNAMVNAIVMVLSSYFFIVERDRIVAVIVSVVPDSWVRYFGFLKGNVRKLIGGYFLAQFRIMFVVAGILAAGFLVLQVKYGLLWAVLIAILDFLPIFGTGTVLFPWAAVKLFSGEYAFAAGLILLYILTQVVRQIIQPKIVGDVMGMPPLLTLLFLYIGFRVSGIGGMILAVPVGMFILNLYEFGTFDDLIKNIKTLADEINKFRKEDKS; encoded by the coding sequence ATGATGGAAGGGATTAAAAAATATGCCAGAATTCTGCTGAATATTATAATACCTTTAGTTGGTATTTGGCTGGCTGTATTTTGGCTGCCCAGGCTTTTGAGATATTTTTTGCCTTTTGTTATCGGATGGATTCTGGCAATGATGGCCAATCCTCTTGTGCGTTTTCTGGAAAAACGAGTGAAAATAGTGCGGCGCCACGGTTCCATGATTATTGTTGTAGCCGCTTTGGCTGCAGTAATCGGACTGCTTTATGTGATTATAGCTTGTCTGGCCAGGGAGATTGTTTCCTTTGTAGGCGATCTGCCTGCTTTATATGAAAGTGTATCGGCCAATTTAAAAGAGGCCTTTGGCAATTTTCAGCACATGTTTTTAAAGCTGTCCCCTGAGACTCAGGCCAGCCTGAGTCAGGTGGGAAATAATATTGGGGAATATTTAAATGTGATGATACAAAAGGCCGCCAGCCCTACAGTGTCTGCGGCAGGCCATGTGGCCAAGGGAATCCCCAACGCCATGGTAAATGCCATTGTTATGGTTTTGTCCTCTTATTTTTTTATTGTAGAAAGGGACAGGATTGTGGCGGTTATTGTTTCTGTTGTGCCTGACAGCTGGGTCAGATATTTTGGATTTTTAAAAGGCAATGTGAGAAAGCTGATTGGCGGATATTTTTTGGCGCAATTCAGGATTATGTTTGTAGTGGCTGGAATTTTAGCAGCAGGCTTTCTTGTGCTGCAGGTAAAATACGGACTGCTGTGGGCAGTGCTGATTGCCATATTAGATTTCCTGCCTATTTTCGGCACAGGCACTGTTTTATTTCCATGGGCTGCAGTTAAGCTGTTTTCCGGGGAATATGCCTTTGCGGCAGGATTAATCCTGCTTTATATTTTGACCCAGGTAGTAAGACAGATTATTCAGCCTAAAATTGTAGGGGACGTTATGGGAATGCCTCCGTTGCTGACCTTATTATTTTTATATATTGGATTCCGGGTGTCAGGCATTGGGGGAATGATTCTGGCAGTTCCAGTAGGAATGTTTATTTTGAATCTATATGAGTTCGGCACATTTGATGATCTGATTAAAAACATAAAAACCCTGGCGGATGAAATCAATAAATTCCGAAAAGAGGATAAAAGCTAA
- the hisC gene encoding histidinol-phosphate transaminase codes for MGLWKNNIRKVEPYVPGEQPKGDHLIKLNTNENPYPPCPGVKKALENINSEDFRKYPDPACSILTEELAEYFHLENDQVFVGVGSDDVLATAFMTFFNSPKPVLFPDISYSFYKVWAELFRIPYETPQLDSNFSIVPEDYFRENGGIIFPNPNAPTGLFMPLDKVEEIISRNPDVVVIVDEAYIDFGGDSAVSLISRYPNLLVVQTFSKSRSMAGMRIGYALGSSLLIQAMNDVKYSYNSYTMNMPSLILGAEAVKDEEYFQDTVQKIIETREEAKKELKRLGFSFPDSMANFIFAAHKSCPARELFQALKKKSIYVRYFNAPRLDNYLRITVGTKEEMKALFQFLEEYLNK; via the coding sequence ATGGGATTATGGAAAAATAATATTAGAAAAGTAGAGCCTTACGTACCTGGGGAGCAGCCAAAGGGAGATCACTTAATCAAATTAAATACAAATGAAAATCCCTATCCCCCCTGTCCGGGAGTAAAAAAGGCTTTGGAGAATATAAATTCTGAAGATTTCCGCAAATATCCGGACCCTGCCTGCAGCATTTTAACAGAAGAACTGGCAGAATATTTTCATCTGGAAAATGACCAGGTATTTGTGGGGGTAGGTTCAGATGATGTTCTGGCTACTGCGTTTATGACCTTTTTTAACAGTCCTAAGCCGGTTCTGTTTCCTGATATCAGCTATTCCTTCTATAAGGTATGGGCTGAGCTGTTTCGGATTCCATACGAAACGCCCCAGTTAGACAGCAATTTTTCTATTGTTCCTGAAGATTATTTCAGGGAAAACGGAGGCATTATTTTTCCTAACCCTAATGCGCCTACAGGACTTTTTATGCCTTTAGACAAGGTAGAGGAAATTATCAGCCGCAATCCTGATGTAGTAGTCATTGTGGATGAAGCATATATTGATTTTGGAGGGGATTCTGCTGTAAGCTTAATCAGCCGTTATCCTAATCTTTTAGTAGTTCAGACTTTCAGCAAGTCCAGATCTATGGCGGGCATGAGAATCGGCTACGCCCTAGGCTCCTCTTTACTGATTCAGGCCATGAATGACGTAAAATATTCCTATAATTCTTATACTATGAATATGCCGTCTTTGATTTTAGGCGCAGAAGCTGTAAAGGATGAAGAATATTTTCAGGATACAGTGCAGAAAATTATAGAAACAAGGGAGGAAGCCAAGAAAGAACTGAAACGTCTGGGATTTTCCTTCCCTGATTCTATGGCTAACTTTATTTTTGCAGCTCATAAGTCATGTCCGGCCAGAGAGCTGTTTCAGGCTTTAAAGAAAAAGTCTATTTACGTCAGGTATTTTAATGCTCCCCGCCTGGACAATTATTTAAGAATTACAGTAGGCACAAAAGAGGAAATGAAGGCGTTGTTTCAGTTCCTGGAGGAATATTTAAATAAGTAA
- a CDS encoding pyridoxal phosphate-dependent aminotransferase, which translates to MISEKMQPMIKNNSAIRAMFEEGKKMAAIYGAENVYDFSLGNPNVPAPECVKQAIVDILNEEDPVMVHGYMSNTGFEDVRRAIADNLNKRFGTTFSQDNLIMTVGAASGINVVLKTILNPGDEVLTFAPFFVEYGSYVRNYDGNLVIVSPNTVDFQPNLKEFEEKITEKTKAVIINTPNNPTGVVYSQETIEALASILEKKSAQLGTDIVLISDEPYRELAYDGVKVPFITKFYKNTIIVYSYSKSLSLAGERIGYIVIPDEMTDSKDVYTAASIANRVMGSVNAPSLIQRAVMRCVDATTDISIYDKNRNLLYNSLKEYGYECIKPEGAFYLFVKIMGDDEAGFCEICKKHHILVVPGSSFFCPGYVRISYCVTYEQIERSLPAFQAVAQEFLK; encoded by the coding sequence TTGATTTCAGAAAAAATGCAGCCTATGATTAAAAATAATTCAGCCATTAGGGCTATGTTTGAGGAAGGAAAAAAGATGGCGGCTATATACGGGGCGGAAAATGTATATGATTTCAGCCTTGGAAATCCTAATGTTCCGGCGCCTGAGTGTGTAAAACAGGCCATTGTAGACATTTTAAATGAAGAAGATCCAGTAATGGTTCACGGATATATGAGCAATACAGGTTTTGAGGATGTGCGCAGGGCCATTGCGGACAATTTAAACAAAAGGTTTGGCACAACATTTTCCCAGGACAATTTAATTATGACTGTGGGAGCTGCCAGCGGAATTAACGTGGTTTTAAAGACAATTTTAAATCCTGGAGATGAAGTCCTTACATTTGCCCCATTTTTTGTAGAATATGGCTCTTATGTAAGAAATTACGACGGAAATTTAGTAATAGTAAGCCCTAACACCGTAGATTTTCAGCCGAATCTGAAGGAATTTGAGGAAAAGATTACAGAGAAAACAAAGGCTGTAATTATTAATACTCCCAACAATCCAACGGGAGTTGTATATTCTCAGGAAACAATAGAGGCGCTGGCTTCCATATTGGAGAAAAAGTCAGCACAGCTTGGCACAGATATTGTACTGATTTCTGACGAGCCATACAGAGAGCTGGCTTATGACGGGGTAAAGGTGCCTTTTATTACAAAGTTTTATAAAAATACTATTATTGTATATTCCTACAGCAAATCCTTGTCTCTGGCAGGGGAGCGTATTGGATACATTGTGATTCCTGATGAGATGACAGACAGCAAGGACGTTTACACAGCGGCTTCCATTGCAAACCGGGTAATGGGAAGTGTAAATGCTCCGTCCCTGATTCAGAGAGCTGTGATGCGCTGTGTGGACGCTACTACTGATATTTCTATTTATGATAAAAACAGAAACCTTTTATATAATAGTCTGAAAGAATACGGATATGAATGTATTAAGCCGGAGGGAGCTTTCTACTTATTCGTAAAGATTATGGGAGATGACGAAGCCGGATTCTGCGAGATCTGCAAGAAGCATCACATTCTGGTAGTGCCGGGCAGCTCTTTCTTCTGCCCAGGCTACGTGCGGATTTCATACTGTGTAACTTATGAGCAGATAGAGCGGTCTCTGCCGGCTTTCCAGGCTGTTGCGCAGGAATTTTTAAAGTAA
- the cdaA gene encoding diadenylate cyclase CdaA: protein MAKVVEGLYSWLSFVPRITSRNILEIAIITFLVYEILYWIKNTRAWTLLRGIVVIMGFTLFVYVLHLETILWIIKEFALIATTALIIIFQPELRKALEQLGSQNLISGILSFDDREESSAFTEKTINEIVKGTIDMAKVKTGALMVIERNVSLKEIERTGIEVSGIVTSQLLINIFEHNTPLHDGAVIIRGNRIAAATCYLPLSDNMAISKDLGTRHRAAVGISEVSDSLTVVVSEETGRVSVAEGGGLRRISDADELRKALSTLLADDKMSGKRFKIWKGRLKNEEKDNK from the coding sequence ATGGCAAAAGTGGTGGAGGGATTATATTCATGGCTGTCATTTGTGCCAAGAATAACATCCCGTAATATACTTGAGATTGCTATTATAACATTTTTGGTATATGAAATCCTGTATTGGATTAAAAATACAAGAGCATGGACGCTTCTTAGAGGTATAGTGGTGATTATGGGCTTTACCTTGTTTGTCTATGTGCTTCATTTGGAAACAATATTGTGGATTATTAAAGAGTTTGCATTAATTGCAACTACGGCGCTGATTATTATATTTCAGCCTGAACTTCGCAAGGCTCTGGAGCAGCTGGGAAGCCAGAACTTGATTTCAGGAATTTTGTCATTTGACGACAGAGAAGAGTCGTCGGCCTTTACTGAGAAAACCATTAATGAAATAGTGAAAGGCACCATAGATATGGCCAAGGTGAAAACAGGGGCCCTTATGGTAATTGAAAGAAACGTATCCTTAAAGGAGATAGAAAGAACAGGAATCGAAGTCAGCGGTATTGTTACAAGCCAGCTGCTGATTAATATATTTGAGCACAATACTCCTCTTCACGACGGCGCTGTGATTATCCGCGGAAATCGTATTGCCGCCGCCACCTGTTATCTGCCTTTGTCCGATAATATGGCAATCAGCAAGGATCTGGGAACCAGACACAGAGCAGCAGTAGGAATCAGCGAGGTTTCAGACAGCCTGACAGTAGTGGTGTCAGAGGAAACAGGCCGGGTGTCTGTGGCAGAAGGAGGAGGCCTTAGGAGAATTTCTGATGCAGACGAGTTGAGAAAGGCGCTGTCCACCCTTCTGGCAGATGATAAGATGTCGGGCAAGAGATTTAAAATATGGAAGGGAAGGCTGAAAAATGAAGAAAAAGATAACAAATAA
- a CDS encoding HPr family phosphocarrier protein, producing MVSETCVIKNPTGLHLRPAGFLCKESMKFKSSIHFQYKTTTANAKSVLSILGACVKSGDEITFTCEGVDEKEALAAVLEAVNSGLGE from the coding sequence ATGGTAAGCGAGACATGCGTAATAAAAAACCCTACAGGACTTCATCTGAGGCCGGCGGGATTTCTCTGCAAGGAATCAATGAAGTTTAAGTCTTCCATTCATTTTCAGTATAAAACTACAACCGCCAATGCAAAAAGCGTGCTGAGTATTCTGGGCGCCTGTGTGAAATCCGGCGATGAAATCACATTTACATGTGAAGGAGTGGATGAAAAGGAAGCTTTGGCTGCTGTTTTAGAAGCAGTAAACAGTGGATTGGGAGAATAA
- a CDS encoding O-antigen polymerase yields MDVYVICFLASFLFARAGHYYLSGFVLILAAVYLYWYDYKRSGNIIHLRGVFSFFWVFGQALACLKLSHLQTDWSLITWLCFFIALTAFWLTFQLLEMKFGSPEGFRTRFYGLRDYSGPVFQVMSALTAVSLAAFLLEAYILGFVPFLVRGVPHAYSTFHITGVHYLTVSCVLVPALSVLYFHLDYKTKSIGRTAAVIMDVIAFAIPVLCVSRFQLILAVMLAVFTYILCKKDFSPLYAIGAVAAILPVYLILTVARSHDVEYLNGIFEMKNSHMPIFITQPYMYIANNYDNFNCLVENLQGFAWGMKSLFPLWALTGLKFLAPWLVNYPIIVNKEELTTLTLFYDSYYDFGVIGVFVFACMLGAAAYFVAERIPKIRNPVGYLFYAQIVVYFMFSFFTTWFSNPATWFYFAVTGIIFFYCSWKN; encoded by the coding sequence ATGGATGTTTATGTAATATGCTTTCTGGCCTCCTTTTTATTTGCCAGAGCAGGCCATTATTATCTGTCAGGTTTTGTGCTGATTCTGGCTGCAGTTTATTTGTATTGGTATGATTATAAGCGTTCTGGAAATATAATTCATCTGCGAGGCGTATTTTCATTTTTCTGGGTGTTTGGGCAGGCGTTAGCCTGCCTGAAGCTCAGCCATCTGCAGACAGATTGGAGCCTGATTACCTGGCTTTGTTTTTTTATTGCATTGACAGCCTTTTGGCTGACCTTTCAGCTGCTGGAGATGAAGTTTGGATCTCCGGAAGGGTTTCGCACCCGTTTTTATGGGTTAAGAGATTACTCTGGCCCTGTTTTTCAAGTCATGTCAGCTTTGACAGCAGTTTCTCTGGCCGCTTTTTTACTGGAGGCCTATATTCTTGGATTTGTGCCGTTTCTGGTCAGAGGTGTTCCCCACGCTTATTCTACATTTCATATTACAGGAGTTCATTATCTGACGGTTTCCTGCGTTTTGGTGCCGGCCTTGTCTGTGCTGTACTTTCATTTAGATTATAAAACAAAAAGCATTGGAAGAACGGCGGCTGTGATTATGGACGTTATTGCCTTTGCCATTCCTGTGCTTTGCGTTTCCAGATTTCAGCTGATTCTGGCTGTTATGCTGGCTGTTTTCACATATATTTTATGTAAAAAGGATTTTTCGCCTTTATATGCAATAGGGGCGGTGGCGGCAATACTTCCTGTATATTTAATTCTTACAGTGGCAAGAAGTCACGACGTAGAATATTTAAACGGCATTTTTGAAATGAAAAACAGCCATATGCCGATTTTTATTACTCAGCCTTATATGTATATTGCAAATAATTATGATAATTTTAACTGTTTAGTGGAAAATCTTCAGGGCTTTGCCTGGGGGATGAAGTCTTTATTTCCCTTATGGGCTTTAACAGGGCTGAAATTTCTGGCGCCCTGGCTGGTAAATTATCCTATTATTGTTAATAAAGAGGAGCTTACTACCTTAACTTTGTTTTATGATTCATATTACGATTTCGGGGTAATAGGCGTTTTCGTATTTGCCTGTATGCTGGGAGCCGCCGCATATTTTGTGGCTGAAAGGATACCAAAGATCAGAAATCCTGTGGGATACTTATTTTACGCTCAGATTGTGGTATATTTTATGTTTTCATTTTTTACCACCTGGTTTTCCAACCCTGCTACCTGGTTTTATTTTGCAGTAACAGGAATTATTTTTTTCTATTGTTCATGGAAAAATTAG
- a CDS encoding CdaR family protein, with the protein MKKKITNNLGLKLLSLFLAFFLWLLVVNISNPIISGTEEVPVEIKNEGVLTAAGLAYEIVGKSTVTVNYRVHILDEYKISSSDFKAYIDLENLYDVTGAVPVEVEVVSHKTELSSSSVEITPGVIHVNTEELQRKSFAVQGKPVGIPKTGYDLGDLKITPEYVYVRGPVSQVGQISYVGIEFDVEGATADITGTASPQFYDANGNKIEELSRVTVDIEEITYEQSVLKVKSVPVIFNVGGTVASEYEYLGLETSAQSISVVGESSLLQSLTAINIPESELSIEGATGTKSLTIDVTKYLPEGVDVVGNNKNITVKLKVEPLVTRTLTLNLKGLPETGREDDYKYSLNSDSVEVTVKGLEEALNNLDADQLEAEISLAGMIPGENPGVLNIEDTDTYRVISYTPFTVTVTETVAPVSAGADNVAEKEETETHSSETTE; encoded by the coding sequence ATGAAGAAAAAGATAACAAATAATCTGGGACTGAAGCTGCTTTCTCTTTTTCTTGCTTTTTTCCTTTGGCTGCTGGTAGTAAATATTTCCAACCCAATTATCAGCGGTACAGAAGAGGTGCCGGTGGAAATTAAAAACGAAGGAGTTTTGACAGCAGCAGGCCTGGCTTACGAGATTGTGGGAAAAAGTACGGTCACAGTAAATTACCGCGTTCATATTTTAGATGAATATAAAATCAGCTCTTCAGATTTTAAGGCATATATTGACCTGGAAAATCTATATGATGTAACAGGCGCCGTGCCGGTAGAGGTGGAGGTTGTAAGCCATAAAACAGAATTAAGCTCTAGCTCGGTGGAGATTACGCCAGGAGTAATACACGTAAATACAGAAGAGCTTCAAAGGAAGTCCTTTGCCGTTCAGGGCAAACCGGTGGGAATTCCCAAAACCGGGTATGATTTAGGAGATTTAAAAATCACTCCTGAGTATGTTTATGTTAGGGGACCAGTGTCCCAGGTTGGACAAATCAGCTATGTAGGCATTGAGTTTGATGTGGAGGGAGCTACAGCAGACATAACAGGTACAGCTTCCCCTCAATTTTATGATGCAAATGGAAATAAAATCGAGGAGCTGAGCAGAGTTACTGTGGATATAGAAGAAATCACTTATGAACAGTCTGTGCTGAAAGTAAAAAGCGTACCGGTTATCTTTAATGTAGGTGGTACGGTAGCTTCTGAGTATGAATATTTAGGCCTGGAGACAAGCGCTCAAAGTATTTCCGTAGTAGGCGAAAGCTCGCTGCTTCAGTCTTTAACCGCCATCAACATTCCGGAGTCTGAGTTAAGTATTGAGGGAGCCACAGGAACAAAGAGTCTTACAATAGACGTGACTAAGTACTTGCCGGAGGGCGTGGACGTAGTTGGAAATAACAAAAATATTACAGTAAAGCTGAAAGTGGAGCCTTTGGTGACAAGAACCTTGACTCTGAACTTAAAGGGATTGCCTGAAACAGGCAGAGAAGACGATTATAAGTATTCCTTAAATTCAGATTCTGTGGAGGTGACAGTAAAAGGCCTGGAGGAAGCTTTAAATAATCTGGACGCAGACCAGCTGGAGGCTGAGATCAGCCTGGCGGGCATGATTCCGGGAGAGAATCCAGGTGTTCTGAACATTGAGGATACTGACACTTATAGGGTAATCAGCTATACGCCGTTTACAGTAACTGTTACTGAGACAGTAGCTCCGGTTTCTGCAGGGGCGGACAACGTGGCTGAAAAAGAGGAAACAGAGACACATTCTTCAGAAACTACTGAATAA
- a CDS encoding DctP family TRAP transporter solute-binding subunit produces MKKSITSIMVAAAMAFSLTACGGGTSDAPSGEKSNTAVGESGDVKAQGKYTLNIGSAMSATNPSSIALQSFKEAVEERTNGELVVNIYTDSALGGEADLLEQVTSGTVEGMMQMGAANWEPYNSEVNVALLPFLFTSLDSAREAWAGEFGQEFCEKLLEPTGVTILSVWEAGYRHMTNNIRPINEPGDLAGIKFRTNENSMKVKMYEAVNGSAVIMAFSDVYTGLQNKTIDGQENPLANIYTSSLQDVQKYLSLTGHMYDAAPLAVNTAWFQSLPEEYQTILKEEAENARAIDLQENDESIYLNLLKEAGMEVNDVDKEAFQEAMQSVWEEFASQYDDGQYWIDLATSFNK; encoded by the coding sequence ATGAAAAAAAGTATTACGTCAATTATGGTAGCGGCAGCAATGGCATTTAGTCTTACTGCATGTGGAGGCGGTACTTCAGACGCGCCTTCAGGAGAAAAAAGCAATACAGCGGTTGGAGAAAGTGGGGATGTTAAGGCCCAGGGGAAATACACATTAAATATCGGCTCTGCCATGAGCGCCACCAATCCCTCCAGCATTGCCCTGCAAAGCTTTAAAGAGGCAGTGGAGGAGAGGACAAACGGGGAATTAGTAGTAAATATTTATACAGATTCCGCTTTAGGAGGAGAGGCAGATTTATTAGAGCAGGTTACTTCAGGCACTGTAGAAGGTATGATGCAGATGGGAGCGGCCAACTGGGAACCTTACAACTCAGAGGTAAATGTAGCCCTGCTGCCGTTTTTATTTACTTCTTTAGACAGTGCAAGAGAAGCCTGGGCCGGAGAGTTCGGTCAGGAATTTTGTGAAAAGCTGCTTGAGCCTACAGGGGTTACTATATTATCTGTATGGGAGGCAGGATACCGCCACATGACAAATAATATTAGACCTATTAATGAGCCGGGGGATTTGGCAGGCATTAAATTCAGGACAAATGAAAACAGCATGAAGGTAAAAATGTATGAGGCTGTAAACGGCTCTGCAGTAATTATGGCGTTTTCTGATGTATATACAGGTCTGCAGAATAAGACGATTGACGGGCAGGAGAATCCTCTGGCCAATATTTACACCTCTTCACTCCAGGATGTTCAGAAATATTTATCCTTAACAGGACATATGTATGACGCTGCTCCGCTTGCTGTAAATACAGCCTGGTTTCAGTCTTTGCCGGAAGAGTACCAGACAATTTTAAAAGAAGAAGCAGAAAATGCCAGAGCCATTGATCTTCAGGAAAATGATGAATCAATTTACTTAAATCTTTTAAAAGAAGCAGGCATGGAGGTTAATGATGTGGATAAGGAGGCTTTCCAGGAAGCTATGCAAAGCGTGTGGGAGGAATTTGCTTCTCAGTATGACGACGGACAGTACTGGATTGATCTGGCCACTTCTTTTAATAAATAG